The sequence TCTTTTTAATATCGTCAAATTTCTTATCTGCAAATGCTTCCCACTCACTCGTGTCTTGAGGTTCTTGCTCCGACATATTTATCACCGATTGAGTATTGTCCCCCCACAGATATTAATATTGCTAAAGGTGGCCAGCATTGAAGATAAATCCCAGGTGTGTACATTGTCTCCTCTCAAGGGTCCATTACCAGGCCCTGTTGCTGACCGATGACGCCGACACGGTAAATGCTGCAGTAACGGCCGGCCTGGATGCATTGCAGCGCACCTACCGGCCGGGGGAGGCGGCAGCCAGGATATCCACAGCAGTTCACCGCAGCGCCTACCGGGCAATGGGTGACCGTGACCCGTATCTGGAAAAGAAAGTGTTGAGCAGGGAACTTGCAAAGGAAATAATGCCCCTGGCACGCTCGCTTGTGGGTGATGGAATATCTGTTGAAGGTTTCCGCCGTGCTGTTGTGGCCGCCACCATAGGCAACACCCTTGATTTCGGAGTGGACGGATTCGATGTGAACGAGCATGATTTCAAAGCTGAGTTCAGGCGGCTGTTCGACCGGGGTCTTGCGGTAGATGATACTGACAGGTTATTGCCGCTACTGGATAATGTGGTATATATTGCAGATAACAGCGGGGAGGTGCTGCTGGATACCCTGGTCATTGAACAGATAAAGGGCATGGGAGGCAGGGTGACGCTCGTTGTGCGCGGTGCGCCCATGCTGAATGATGCTACTATGGAAGACGTGGAGATACATGGTATTGAGGCACAGGTCGACCGGGTGCTTACCACCGGGTCGAACGCCATAGGTGTGTGCCTGGACGAGGCTCCGTCTGAACTGGTCGAGGCTTTTGGAAAGGCATCCCTTATCATCAGCAAGGGTATGGCTAATTATGAGACCATGTCTGAATATGGTTACAGGCCGATTGTCTATTTGCTGCGGACCAAATGCCAGGCAGTGGCAGATGACATGGGGCTGGATACTGACATTCTGGTGGTCAGGCTTGTTTTGTAAGGAAATTAACTATAACAATATTTTTCTATCATGAATGAGAAGTATAACCTCTATCATGACAACAGTCAACTATGTTATCGATAATGGCCTGGTAAATAGATTGACCACGCAGCGAAAATGGCTTGATTCCTATATACCTTCGGTGGTGAGGCGTATAAAGGAACAGGGGATTAATGTTGTATTTGACAGTGAATCGGATTTTGATGTTATGCACATCCATATTCCCATGACACTTGCCTACCGCCTGTCAATGAGTAACAATAATGGCAGCCACAAACCTTCCATATTCCACGGTCACATGACCGAAGATACATTTTTTGTTGGCAGTAAGGTCAAGTATTTTATCAGGCGGTGGTTCAGGAGCATTGCACAGAGGTCAGATGTCATCCTGTGCCCATCAGTATCGGCAGCAGAATATTATCGCAACATTCTTCCTGATGCAGATATCAGGCAGTTGAATTACGGCATTGACCTTGACAGGTATGCGTATTCATACCAGGAGAGGCTTGCATTCAGGCAGCGCTACGGCATTGAAGAAGACAGGACTGTCGTATCCTGTGTGGGCGGCGTACTACAGCGCAAAGGTATTGATGATTTCTGTGATATCGCCACTCGTTTTCCCGATATGCTCTTTATGTGGGTAGGCGGCAGTTTCTATAAAAACAGAGGTATGAACAGTTTATACGGCATGATATCCCGGGAGAACAGCATGGATGTTGCAAAGGTGCCAGAAAATGTCTTATTTACGGATTATACACTTGATGTACCGGCAGCCCTCTCAGCAAGCGATATTTTCTTTTTCCCGTCCCGGCATGAGACCCAGGGGCTTGCCCTGGTGGAAGCTGCGGCCAATTCGCGCCCGATAGTCGCCAGGGACCTGCCCGTGTTCAGGGAGTGGTTGACCCACGGTCACGACTGTCTTGTGGGAACGAACGTGGATGAGTTTACAGCGCTTATAAGATCACTGGCCAATGACAGGGAACTGGCAGACAGAATTGGTAAAGAAGCATGCCGGTCGGCCAGGAAACATCATGACATTGACAGGGCATCCGCATCACTGGCTAGGATTTACCGGGAACTGGCATGATAAGTTTTACTAAATAAGATATTGTTATTTGCTCTGGATAGAATGAGGTGGTTTGCAATGTCCGTTATTAACTATATTACTGACGAGAATACGGTAAACAGGCTGACAAATAACAAAGCCTGGCTTGGAACCTATATACCTGAAGTGACAAAGAGACTGGAAAAAATTGGATTTGACATCGTTTTTGATAGCCAGGAACATTTTGACCTGATGCATATACACATGCCGTTATACCGGGCCTATCGATTAATAAATGATAGTAAACGGGAAGACTTTCCCATCATTTACCACGGCAACGCCACAGAAGATACCTTCAGTGTGGGCAGGGGTACCAAACATTTGTTAAGGAAATGGTTCAAAAAGATAGCCGGTCATTCTGACCTTATTATATGTCCGTCCAGGTCGGCAGAAGAATATTACCGGGAACTTTTGCCTGGCCATGCTATCATGCAGTTGAACTACGGGATTAATCTGGACAAGTATCTTTATTCGGATGAAGCCCGGGCAGCTTTCCGGAAACAGTATGGTATCGGGGAAGATGAGGTGGTGGTTACCTGCGTGGGTGGTCTGTCGGTTCGAAAGGGAATAAAGGAATTCATCAACATTTCAAGGAGACATTCCGAGTTTCGATTCATGTGGGTGGGCGGGGAATATACCCAGCATCCTGGTATTGACCTCTTTTACAGTATGTTTGCAAGGGAGGGGGATTTCAGGGCCGAAGACGTACCTGACAATATCCTGTTGACAGGATATACGCACGATGTGCCTGGAGCGTTATCTGCCAGTGACATTTTTTTCTTTCCATCCAAACAGGAAACCCAGGGTCTTGCACTGGTTGAGGCGGCTGCATGTGGTCTCCCTATTGTCACCAGGGATTTGCCTGTGTTCAGGGAATGGCTCAGCCCGGGGCATGACTGCCTGATGGGCTCTACCGAACAGGAGTTTGAGATGAATATAGTGAAACTTGCCAGTGATACTGCTTTGAGGACGCAGCTTGGCACAGAGGCCCTGAAATCTGCACAAGCACATCATGATATTGAAAAGACAGCATCAAGACTGGGTGTGATATACAGGGAATTGTTGCAGTCATAGAATACTTTCACTCCGCTTACCCCAGGTTTATATTGATGGGAATAGTCATAGCTGTTAATTGTGCACCAAGATACAAAATAACCGTGCACCAGGAGAAATGAGAGATGGATGACAAGATAACAATGATCGAGGAGCTGCCCGGAGTCGGACCGGCCACGGCAGAAAAGTTGAGAGA comes from ANME-2 cluster archaeon and encodes:
- a CDS encoding DUF89 family protein; translated protein: MKINPRCVHCLLSRVHYQALLLTDDADTVNAAVTAGLDALQRTYRPGEAAARISTAVHRSAYRAMGDRDPYLEKKVLSRELAKEIMPLARSLVGDGISVEGFRRAVVAATIGNTLDFGVDGFDVNEHDFKAEFRRLFDRGLAVDDTDRLLPLLDNVVYIADNSGEVLLDTLVIEQIKGMGGRVTLVVRGAPMLNDATMEDVEIHGIEAQVDRVLTTGSNAIGVCLDEAPSELVEAFGKASLIISKGMANYETMSEYGYRPIVYLLRTKCQAVADDMGLDTDILVVRLVL
- a CDS encoding glycosyltransferase family 4 protein, coding for MRSITSIMTTVNYVIDNGLVNRLTTQRKWLDSYIPSVVRRIKEQGINVVFDSESDFDVMHIHIPMTLAYRLSMSNNNGSHKPSIFHGHMTEDTFFVGSKVKYFIRRWFRSIAQRSDVILCPSVSAAEYYRNILPDADIRQLNYGIDLDRYAYSYQERLAFRQRYGIEEDRTVVSCVGGVLQRKGIDDFCDIATRFPDMLFMWVGGSFYKNRGMNSLYGMISRENSMDVAKVPENVLFTDYTLDVPAALSASDIFFFPSRHETQGLALVEAAANSRPIVARDLPVFREWLTHGHDCLVGTNVDEFTALIRSLANDRELADRIGKEACRSARKHHDIDRASASLARIYRELA
- a CDS encoding glycosyltransferase family 4 protein yields the protein MSVINYITDENTVNRLTNNKAWLGTYIPEVTKRLEKIGFDIVFDSQEHFDLMHIHMPLYRAYRLINDSKREDFPIIYHGNATEDTFSVGRGTKHLLRKWFKKIAGHSDLIICPSRSAEEYYRELLPGHAIMQLNYGINLDKYLYSDEARAAFRKQYGIGEDEVVVTCVGGLSVRKGIKEFINISRRHSEFRFMWVGGEYTQHPGIDLFYSMFAREGDFRAEDVPDNILLTGYTHDVPGALSASDIFFFPSKQETQGLALVEAAACGLPIVTRDLPVFREWLSPGHDCLMGSTEQEFEMNIVKLASDTALRTQLGTEALKSAQAHHDIEKTASRLGVIYRELLQS